In one window of Opitutus sp. GAS368 DNA:
- a CDS encoding carbohydrate porin codes for MKKYRLLPIFFCLAFLRLTPAARAEPAAPATSDWSLHTQVTSVEQWHYSFPSAYEGVNSLTHAYEAERTFSFSLYLDRKLWPGAELVYNPEIFQGHGLSQTFGAGGFPNGEAVKSGFPNLHYNTSRLFLRQVFGLGGEKEAVEDDLNQIAGKIDVNRITVSVGKFSANDFFDDNRYSHDPRTQFMNWALWESAAWDYPADVVGFTAGAVVEWNTANTTLRYGLLMEPAVANGDQLDPHIGRAYGQILQFDYRYEWNGRHGTVRPFVYWNQAHMGLYRAAAAQQYPEDIVPTRAYRSKEGAGISWDQELSDDVGAFARLSWNDGRTESFAFAEIDRSLAAGLSAKGRRWSRPDDVLGAAVFVNGLTSDHRHYLAQGGTGLLLGDGGLSYAAEEGVELYYAFQYRKWLQISPDYQWIKNPGYNSARGPVSIFAVRAHLQL; via the coding sequence ATGAAAAAATACCGACTGCTACCGATTTTCTTTTGTCTCGCGTTCCTGCGCCTGACCCCGGCCGCCCGCGCCGAACCGGCCGCCCCGGCGACCTCGGACTGGAGCCTGCATACCCAGGTGACCAGCGTCGAGCAGTGGCACTACAGTTTTCCGTCCGCCTATGAGGGCGTCAACAGCCTGACGCATGCATACGAAGCCGAGCGCACCTTTTCCTTCTCCCTCTATCTGGACCGGAAACTTTGGCCGGGCGCGGAACTGGTCTACAACCCGGAGATTTTCCAGGGGCACGGCTTGAGCCAGACGTTCGGCGCCGGCGGCTTCCCCAACGGCGAAGCCGTCAAGTCGGGTTTCCCCAACCTGCACTACAACACCTCGCGGCTTTTCCTGCGTCAGGTCTTCGGCCTGGGTGGGGAAAAGGAAGCGGTGGAGGACGACCTCAACCAGATCGCGGGCAAAATCGACGTCAACCGGATCACCGTGTCGGTCGGAAAATTCTCCGCCAACGACTTTTTCGACGACAACCGCTACAGCCACGATCCGCGGACGCAGTTCATGAACTGGGCGCTCTGGGAAAGCGCCGCCTGGGACTATCCCGCCGACGTCGTGGGTTTCACCGCCGGGGCGGTCGTCGAATGGAACACCGCGAACACGACACTCCGCTACGGGCTCCTGATGGAGCCGGCCGTCGCCAACGGTGACCAGCTCGATCCCCACATCGGCCGCGCCTACGGCCAGATCTTGCAGTTCGACTACCGCTACGAATGGAACGGCCGCCATGGCACGGTGCGGCCTTTTGTCTATTGGAACCAGGCGCACATGGGCCTGTATCGGGCCGCGGCGGCCCAGCAGTATCCCGAGGACATTGTCCCAACCCGCGCCTACCGTTCAAAGGAGGGGGCGGGGATCAGCTGGGACCAGGAGTTGAGCGACGACGTGGGTGCTTTCGCCCGCCTGAGCTGGAATGACGGTCGGACGGAGAGTTTCGCCTTTGCCGAGATCGACCGCTCCCTGGCGGCGGGCTTGAGTGCGAAAGGGCGCCGGTGGAGCCGCCCGGACGACGTTTTGGGCGCGGCTGTTTTCGTCAACGGCCTGACCTCCGATCACCGGCACTATCTCGCACAGGGAGGCACCGGACTACTCCTGGGCGATGGGGGCCTTTCGTATGCCGCGGAGGAGGGGGTCGAGCTCTACTACGCCTTCCAATACCGGAAGTGGCTGCAGATTTCTCCCGATTACCAGTGGATCAAGAATCCCGGCTACAATTCGGCACGCGGCCCGGTCTCCATCTTCGCCGTCCGCGCCCATCTGCAACTCTAA
- a CDS encoding metal-dependent transcriptional regulator produces MPTSTVEDYLKQILLLAKDGDELVPMGGIAEGLHVVPGTVTTMVKSLAGQELVEHHPHQGVRLTSKGRKLALNVLRKHRLVETFLVTTLKMDWTEVHVEAERLEHALSERVLERIDALLGHPKVDPHGDPIPSAQGKLDTRAYGTLATCAVQAPLRLVRITDQSAEFLQFADRQRLVPDALLTVTARTEAAGIVTVRLKSGKSMTLGFEQAGKILIERI; encoded by the coding sequence ATGCCCACCAGCACGGTCGAGGATTACCTGAAACAGATTCTCCTGCTCGCCAAGGATGGCGACGAGTTGGTGCCGATGGGCGGGATCGCCGAAGGCTTGCACGTCGTGCCGGGCACCGTGACCACCATGGTGAAGTCACTCGCCGGGCAGGAATTGGTCGAACACCATCCGCACCAGGGGGTGCGTCTGACGAGCAAGGGACGGAAGCTCGCGCTTAACGTGCTCCGCAAGCACCGGTTGGTGGAAACCTTTCTCGTCACGACCTTGAAGATGGATTGGACCGAGGTGCATGTCGAAGCCGAGCGGCTGGAGCACGCCCTGTCGGAACGCGTCTTGGAACGAATCGATGCCTTGCTGGGGCATCCCAAGGTCGACCCTCATGGCGACCCGATTCCCAGTGCGCAGGGCAAACTCGACACCCGGGCTTATGGCACGCTGGCCACCTGTGCGGTGCAGGCCCCCCTGCGCCTGGTGCGCATCACCGACCAAAGTGCGGAATTTCTCCAGTTCGCCGACCGTCAACGACTGGTGCCTGACGCGTTGCTGACTGTCACCGCGCGGACGGAAGCGGCGGGGATCGTCACCGTGCGCTTGAAATCAGGGAAAAGCATGACTTTGGGTTTTGAACAAGCCGGGAAAATTCTCATTGAGCGGATATAA